A genomic window from Salvia miltiorrhiza cultivar Shanhuang (shh) chromosome 5, IMPLAD_Smil_shh, whole genome shotgun sequence includes:
- the LOC131026505 gene encoding E3 ubiquitin-protein ligase RING1 yields MSTAGNLGGGHGGGAAAHQYFCYQCDRHVTITPPSSPTDELACPICHGSFLEESDTAPPSNPTLESDPFFNAAFPGFGGLPLIFSSSSAAPTSFTISSGGAGGAAGGGLDDLSSLFGTRSPNDFNPFAFLNNYVNNLQARGANIQLVFESPGGGGIGGGGGNLGDYFIGPGLEQLIQQLSENDPNRYGTPPASKNAVEGLPDINITEEMLSSDSSQCAVCKDSFELNEEAKQMPCKHIYHRDCILPWLELHNSCPVCRYELPTDDQDYENRKKDNSDGNNNSSSLGLGAAGGSQENRDDSNNQQTPRTLERRFRISLPSLFRGFSTSAETSSSGGDGGGNNSANNNATGSSNRGSGAGADQAREEDLD; encoded by the coding sequence ATGTCTACGGCGGGAAATTTGGGCGGCGGGCATGGCGGCGGCGCAGCCGCACACCAGTACTTCTGCTACCAATGCGACCGCCACGTCACCATCACTCCTCCATCCTCCCCCACCGATGAACTCGCTTGCCCCATTTGTCACGGCAGTTTTCTAGAAGAATCCGACACCGCCCCTCCCTCAAACCCTACCCTAGAATCCGATCCCTTCTTCAACGCCGCCTTCCCCGGCTTCGGAGGCCTCCCCCTCATCTTCTCGTCTTCCTCCGCCGCTCCAACCTCCTTCACGATCTCCTccggcggcgccggcggcgccGCGGGCGGTGGACTTGATGATCTCTCCTCGCTCTTCGGCACGCGATCCCCTAACGATTTCAACCCCTTCGCTTTCCTCAATAATTACGTCAATAATCTGCAGGCGAGGGGGGCGAATATCCAGCTTGTTTTTGAGTCCCCCGGCGGCGGCGGAATTGGCGGCGGGGGGGGCAATTTGGGGGATTACTTCATCGGCCCCGGTTTGGAGCAATTGATTCAGCAGCTTTCCGAGAATGATCCGAATCGTTATGGAACGCCGCCTGCTTCGAAGAATGCGGTGGAGGGTTTGCCCGATATAAATATCACGGAGGAGATGTTATCGTCGGATTCGTCGCAATGTGCAGTGTGTAAAGATAGCTTTGAGTTGAATGAGGAGGCGAAGCAGATGCCTTGCAAGCATATTTACCATAGAGATTGTATACTGCCTTGGCTTGAGTTGCATAATTCTTGCCCTGTTTGTAGATATGAGCTGCCCACTGATGATCAGGATTACGAGAATCGGAAGAAGGATAATAGTGATGGGAATAACAATAGCAGTAGTTTGGGATTGGGGGCAGCTGGTGGAAGCCAAGAGAATAGGGATGATAGTAACAATCAACAGACTCCGAGAACTTTGGAAAGGAGGTTTAGGATATCGTTGCCCTCGCTTTTCAGAGGCTTTAGCACATCAGCGGAGACGAGCAGTAGTGGGGGTGATGGAGGAGGGAATAACAGCGCCAACAACAATGCCACTGGATCATCCAATAGGGGCTCAGGAGCAGGAGCGGATCAGGCTAGAGAGGAGGACCTCGACTGA
- the LOC131026507 gene encoding sufE-like protein 1, chloroplastic/mitochondrial: MASRVAISRASRIKTKLETALQAAVLEVEDVSHQHAGHAAVREMGGGAQETHFNVRIVSAQFQGQNLVKRHRMVYELLSDELQSGLHALSITAKTPKEAGVDDEA, translated from the coding sequence ATGGCGTCGCGAGTGGCGATATCGAGGGCGAGTCGGATCAAGACGAAGCTCGAAACGGCGCTGCAAGCCGCCGTTTTGGAGGTGGAGGACGTCTCCCACCAGCACGCCGGCCACGCCGCCGTCAGAGAAATGGGAGGCGGCGCGCAGGAGACTCATTTTAATGTGCGAATCGTCTCCGCCCAATTCCAGGGCCAAAACCTAGTCAAACGACACCGTATGGTCTACGAACTCCTCTCCGACGAGCTCCAATCCGGTTTGCACGCGCTTTCCATCACCGCCAAGACCCCTAAAGAAGCCGGCGTCGACGATGAAGCGTAA
- the LOC131026508 gene encoding putative late blight resistance protein homolog R1A-10: MASISTKLCGSIRFKNNNGVYGGIINQYMCRADFVQRLNHSHFINCTFQILILPPPTAVSDLPPPPPPPQSYFNQVMAAYGAATSLKITIHRILQSSRLFLVSPSLHILLPAYEEMDRLQKVLLKLDDTSCSKIRTKVNDVDERIKEAVWEFEDLLESHVLHQILPHLESERDRLSFSVDLQSLLHHVYCFVLTVRMITVEYLIEMENMAEEEGEPISSRIDFGVIKSKMVGLSDEFEKARDYLLDENSENCYSLIGMAGVGKTTLAMHIFGDPSIQSHFEFQAWVRVGRKCESDELLRCILAQADPNAYEMLNQGDDDEKLVGILKERLKDKKCLVVLDDVWEIEVTNRLTSCLQENNIGGRIRFLLTSRQEIVYTEDGYGRVRLLNEEESKKLLGEKVFGEEGVPLRLKELGEKIAKKCEGLPLMIVTVAELLSEADKTPEYWTEVLKRRSSVFVEAYNQISEVLFPSYDYLPQQLKMFFLYMGAFRPYVDIRPIMINNLLSAEEFLEPIGEESFEDFSETWLENLSMWHHLILYSSDILLSVKKYRVHSCWQHLCKEEASRIKFLHVLQSCDDVIEDQRRLCAHWSSLFCFKQVCDSIKSDCASNVRSLLCYGPYHPYPVPIHAMGFKLLRVLYALEVRFYHISIEILKLVCLQYLAITCNGELPASISNLFHLQFLIIGRHMNIKKRGVQSYMPVQIWDMQELQYLEILGRDLPTPNSDATLNKLIKLFGVSANSCTREVLERIPNLTNLGIDVDLKPYDDNDDDDENNPLSCLSYISQLQYLVALNYRIWNPEIKYDFNTIPLSMFPSSLRMLHLNGFGGYPWKYMNDIGSLLPNLRALILGCYAFRGPEWEIESGCFLKLTDLYIEDTDLVQWRPQRGSFPELNNLSMNHCYKLQQLDWPYDHSWITTIELVECNPLAVACANQLKDKFAFELIVKSSF; encoded by the coding sequence ATGGCCTCAATTTCAACGAAACTGTGTGGATCAATacgatttaaaaataataatggtGTTTATGGTGGTATCATTAACCAATACATGTGTAGAGCTGACTTTGTGCAGAGGCTCAACCACTCTCATTTTATCAATTGCACCTTCCAAATCCTTATCCTTCCACCACCTACCGCCGTTTCAGAccttccaccaccaccaccaccaccacaatCATATTTCAACCAAGTCATGGCAGCTTATGGTGCAGCAACTTCTCTCAAGATTACGATTCACCGTATTCTACAATCCTCTCGCCTTTTCCTTGTTTCCCCCTCTCTGCATATCTTACTACCTGCCTACGAAGAGATGGATCGATTGCAGAAAGTTCTGCTCAAATTGGACGACACCAGCTGCAGCAAGATCAGGACGAAGGTGAATGATGTGGATGAACGAATCAAAGAGGCAGTTTGGGAGTTTGAAGATTTACTCGAATCCCATGTCTTACATCAGATTCTTCCACACCTCGAAAGCGAGAGAGATCGCTTGTCTTTCTCTGTAGATCTGCAGAGTCTGCTACACCATGTTTATTGCTTCGTCTTGACAGTGAGGATGATAACGGTGGAGTACCTCATTGAAATGGAGAATatggctgaagaagaaggcgagcCTATTTCCTCAAGAATTGATTTTGGTGTAATCAAGTCAAAGATGGTTGGATTATCTGATGAATTTGAGAAAGCGAGAGATTATCTTCTTGATGAAAATAGCGAGAATTGCTATTCGCTTATTGGGATGGCGGGCGTTGGAAAGACAACTCTTGCTATGCATATTTTCGGAGATCCATCAATTCAGAGCCATTTTGAGTTTCAAGCATGGGTCAGAGTGGGCAGGAAGTGCGAATCTGATGAGCTATTGAGATGCATTCTAGCTCAAGCGGATCCCAACGCGTACGAAATGCTTAACCAAGGAGATGATGATGAGAAATTAGTTGGAATTTTGAAAGAGAGATTGAAGGATAAGAAATGTCTCGTCgtgttggatgatgtttgggagATAGAAGTAACAAATCGCTTGACAAGTTGCTTGCAAGAAAATAATATTGGTGGAAGGATTCGATTCTTACTTACAAGTCGACAAGAAATTGTATACACGGAGGATGGATATGGAAGAGTACGCTTATTGAATGAGGAAGAAAGTAAGAAACTACTTGGTGAAAAAGTGTTTGGTGAAGAGGGTGTTCCTCTTCGACTTAAGGAATTGGGAGAAAAGATTGCCAAGAAATGTGAAGGTCTTCCTCTTATGATAGTCACGGTTGCAGAGCTCCTATCGGAAGCCGACAAGACCCCAGAATACTGGACTGAGGTACTCAAACGACGTAGTTCAGTCTTCGTGGAagcatataatcaaatatcagaGGTACTTTTCCCAAGTTATGATTACTTACCTCAACAGTTAAAAATGTTTTTTCTCTATATGGGAGCTTTCCGTCCATATGTTGATATTCGTCCAATCATGATCAATAATCTGTTGAGTGCTGAGGAGTTTCTTGAACCGATTGGAGAAGAAAGTTTTGAAGATTTTTCCGAGACATGGTTGGAAAATCTTTCTATGTGGCATCATCTTATTCTCTACTCATCAGATATTTTGTTATCAGTTAAAAAGTATCGCGTGCATTCTTGCTGGCAGCACTTGTGTAAGGAAGAAGCTAGTAGGATCAAGTTTCTGCATGTCTTACAAAGTTGTGATGATGTTATAGAAGACCAGCGCCGCTTGTGTGCCCATTGGAGCAGTTTATTCTGCTTCAAACAAGTTTGTGATTCGATAAAAAGTGATTGTGCATCCAATGTCCGTTCTCTCCTTTGTTATGGTCCTTATCACCCATATCCAGTGCCAATACATGCCATGGGTTTCAAGTTGCTCAGGGTACTATATGCTCTTGAGGTCCGATTTTACCATATCtcaattgaaattttgaaactaGTTTGTCTCCAATACCTTGCCATAACTTGCAATGGGGAGCTCCCCGCCTCAATATCCAACCTTTTTCACCTTCAATTCTTGATTATTGGTAgacatatgaacattaaaaagcGTGGAGTCCAGTCATATATGCCCGTGCAAATTTGGGATATGCAAGAACTACAATATCTTGAGATCTTGGGAAGGGACCTACCAACCCCTAACTCTGATGCTACCTTGAACAAACTCATCAAACTTTTTGGTGTGAGTGCAAACAGTTGTACAAGGGAAGTTCTCGAAAGAATTCCTAATTTAACGAATTTAGGAATTGATGTGGATTTGAAGCCTTATGatgataatgatgatgatgatgaaaacAACCCATTAAGTTGCTTAAGTTATATATCACAACTCCAGTATTTGGTCGCATTAAACTATAGGATCTGGAATCCCGAGATAAAGTATGACTTTAATACTATTCCTCTTTCAATGTTTCCATCAAGTCTCAGAATGTTACATTTGAATGGTTTTGGTGGGTATCCTTGGAAGTACATGAATGACATTGGTTCGTTGCTGCCAAATCTCAGGGCTCTCATATTAGGATGCTATGCCTTTCGAGGCCCTGAGTGGGAAATAGAATCAGGGTGTTTCTTGAAACTTACAGATCTTTACATTGAAGACACTGATTTGGTGCAATGGAGACCTCAACGTGGAAGCTTCCCAGAGCTTAACAACCTAAGCATGAATCATTGCTACAAATTACAACAACTCGATTGGCCCTATGATCACTCTTGGATCACGACTATTGAATTAGTCGAGTGCAATCCTTTAGCCGTCGCTTGTGCTAATCAATTAAAAGACAAGTTTGCCTTTGAACTTATCGTCAAATCTTCTTTTTGA
- the LOC131026511 gene encoding putative late blight resistance protein homolog R1C-3, with product MAAYGAAASLKNTIQRLLQSSRISLVSHSPQMLQPAYDEMDRLQKVLLKLDDTDCSKIRTKVNAVDERIKEAVWEFEDLLESHVLHQILPQLESERDNLSFSVELQSLQHHVDCFVEMVKTMEEEYTYEMENMAEEEGEPISSRSDFGGIKSKMFGLSDEFQKARDDLLEDKHYSIIGMAGVGKTTLAKHIFEDPSIRSHFEFRAWVKVGRKCESNELLRCVLAQVDPNAYQTLTQGDDDDEVLDGLLKEKLKHKKCLIVLDDVWEGQATDHLITNLLLEKNIDGNIRVLLTSRKDIIVTQHGYGRVRLLNEKESKELLGEKVFGEEGFPPQLEELGEKIAKKCEGLPLMIVTVAELLSKADKTPEYWTEVLVKQRSSVFVVAYNQISEVLFPSYDYLPQYLKMCFLYMGAFRPYLDININSLNTMMSADVFLQPSGEESFDSFWKTCLYKLSLCYHLVLDTSQEDEYWFWHRKYRVHSCWQHVCRVEASRIKFLHVLQSCDDVIKDQRRLCTHWNSLLCFKQVCDSIKVIVHPPSVLSFFMVLITHIQSQYMPWVSSCSGYYMLMMSDFTISQLEFSN from the coding sequence ATGGCGGCTTATGGTGCGGCGGCTTCTCTCAAGAATACGATTCAGCGTCTTCTACAATCGTCTCGCATTTCTCTCGTTTCCCACTCTCCGCAAATGTTGCAGCCTGCCTACGACGAGATGGATCGATTGCAGAAAGTTCTGCTAAAATTGGATGATACCGACTGCAGCAAGATCAGGACGAAGGTGAACGCTGTGGATGAACGAATCAAAGAGGCAGTTTGGGAGTTTGAAGATTTACTCGAATCCCATGTCTTACATCAGATTCTTCCACAACTCGAAAGCGAGAGAGACAACTTGTCATTCTCTGTAGAGCTGCAGAGTCTGCAACACCATGTTGATTGCTTCGTCGAGATGGTGAAGACGATGGAGGAGGAATACACTTATGAAATGGAGAATatggctgaagaagaaggcgagcCTATTTCCTCAAGAAGTGATTTTGGTGGAATCAAGTCAAAGATGTTTGGATTATCTGATGAATTTCAAAAAGCCAGAGATGATCTTCTTGAAGATAAACACTATTCGATTATTGGGATGGCGGGCGTTGGAAAGACAACTCTTGCTAAACATATTTTTGAAGATCCATCAATTCGGAGCCattttgagtttcgagcatgGGTGAAAGTGGGCAGAAAATGTGAATCTAATGAACTATTACGATGTGTTCTAGCTCAAGTGGATCCCAACGCTTACCAAACACTTACCCAaggagatgatgatgatgaggtaTTAGATGGactattgaaagaaaaattaaagCATAAGAAATGTCTCATCgtgttggatgatgtttgggagGGACAAGCAACAGATCACTTGATCACAAATTTGTTACTAGAAAAGAATATTGATGGAAATATTCGAGTCTTACTTACAAGTAGAAAAGATATAATAGTCACACAGCATGGGTACGGAAGAGTGCGCTTGTTGAATGAGAAAGAAAGTAAGGAATTACTAGGTGAGAAGGTGTTTGGTGAAGAGGGTTTCCCTCCTCAACTTGAGGAACTGGGAGAGAAGATTGCCAAGAAATGTGAAGGTCTTCCTCTTATGATTGTCACGGTTGCAGAGCTCCTATCAAAAGCCGACAAGACCCCGGAATACTGGACCGAGGTACTCGTCAAACAACGTAGTTCAGTCTTCGTGGTtgcatataatcaaatatcagaGGTACTTTTCCCAAGCTATGACTACTTACCCCAATATTTAAAAATGTGTTTCCTCTACATGGGAGCTTTCCGTCCATATTTGGATATCAACATAAACTCGCTCAACACTATGATGAGTGCTGATGTGTTTCTTCAACCGAGTGGAGAAGAAAGTTTTGATAGTTTTTGGAAGACATGCTTGTACAAACTTTCGCTCTGTTATCATCTTGTTCTCGACACATCACAAGAGGATGAATATTGGTTTTGGCATAGAAAGTATCGCGTGCATTCTTGTTGGCAGCACGTGTGTAGGGTAGAAGCTAGTAGGATCAAGTTTCTGCATGTCTTACAAAGTTGTGATGATGTTATAAAAGACCAGCGTCGGTTGTGTACCCATTGGAACAGTTTATTATGCTTCAAACAAGTATGTGATTCGATAAAAGTGATTGTGCATCCACCGTCCGTTCTCTCCTTTTTTATGGTCCTTATCACCCATATCCAATCCCAATACATGCCATGGGTTTCAAGTTGCTCAGGGTATTATATGCTGATGATGTCCGATTTTACCATATCTCAACTGGAATTTTCAAACTAG
- the LOC131026509 gene encoding putative late blight resistance protein homolog R1B-23 isoform X1, with product MAAYGAAASLKNTIQHILQSSRISLLSPSPQIIFSADYGAATSLRNELQRILQLFSSSLVSPSPQILLPAYDEMGRLQRVLLELDKTSCSKIRTKVNALDERIKEVVWEFEDLLESHVFHQSLPQLESERDSLSFPVELQSLEHHVDCFVEKIKMMEEEYTYEMENMPEEEGDPISSRIDFGGMIKSKMVGLSDEFQKVRDNLLEDKHYSIIGMAGVGKTTLAKHIFEDPSIRSHFEFRAWVRVGRKCEPNELLRCILAQLDPNAYQMLTQGDDEEEELDGLLKEKLKHKKCLIVLDDVWEGQASNRLTSCLGEKNIGGSVQFLLTSRIQMAFEEGGFQRVRLLNNEESKELLGEKVFGEEGFPLQLEELGEKIAWKCEGLPLIIVTVAELLSKADKTPEYWTEVLIKQRSSVFVDAYNQISEVLLPSYDYLPQYLKMFFLYIGAFPPYLDLWLPMLNTTLSAEVFLQPSGEGSFELFWPTCLDKLSRWHNLVLDTSHEDEYLFGDRKYRVHSCWQHVCRVEASRIKFLHVLQSCDDVIKDQRRLCAHWNSLFCFKQVCDSIKSDCASTVRSLLCYGPYHPYPLPMHAMGLKLLRVLHVVRVRFYHISTEIFKLVCLRYLAITYNGDLPASVSNLFQLQFLIIYRYMIINKRGVQSYMPLQIWDMQELRYLEILGRDLPTPNTNDAALNKLTTLIGVSANSCTMEVLKRIPNLRDLMIEVVLKPYDDDEETSPLSSLSYISKLQNLKALMYEIRNPEIKRQFPTILHLSMFPSSLIMLTLEGLGYPWESLNDIGSLLPKLELLTLKCYAFRGPEWEIKSGSFLNLIDLRIEDTDLVQWRPQHGSLPRLRILRMKHCYKLQQLDLSDDQSSIRSIELVECNPLAVVCTNHLKGEFSFKVKVRSSF from the coding sequence ATGGCTGCATATGGTGCAGCGGCTTCTCTGAAGAATACGATTCAGCATATTCTACAATCGTCTCGCATTTCTCTCCTTTCCCCCTCTCCACAAATCATATTCTCAGCTGATTATGGTGCAGCCACTTCTCTCAGGAATGAGCTTCAGCGTATTCTACAATTGTTTAGCAGTTCTCTCGTTTCCCCCTCTCCACAAATTTTACTACCTGCCTACGACGAGATGGGTCGATTGCAGAGAGTTCTGCTAGAATTGGACAAGACCAGCTGCAGCAAGATCAGGACCAAGGTGAATGCTTTGGATGAACGAATCAAAGAGGTAGTTTGGGAATTTGAAGATTTACTTGAATCCCATGTCTTCCATCAGAGTCTTCCACAACTCGAAAGCGAGAGAGACAGCTTGTCATTCCCTGTTGAGCTGCAGAGTCTGGAACACCATGTTGATTGCTTCGTCGAGAAGATAAAGATGATGGAGGAGGAATACACTTATGAAATGGAGAATATGCCTGAAGAAGAAGGCGACCCTATTTCCTCAAGAATCGATTTTGGTGGAATGATCAAATCAAAGATGGTTGGATTATCTGATGAATTTCAAAAAGTAAGAGATAATCTTCTTGAAGATAAACACTATTCGATTATTGGGATGGCGGGCGTCGGAAAGACAACTCTTGCTAAGCATATTTTTGAAGATCCATCAATTCGGAGCCattttgagtttcgagcatgGGTCAGAGTGGGCAGAAAATGCGAACCCAATGAACTATTACGATGCATTCTAGCTCAATTGGATCCCAACGCTTACCAAATGCTCACCCAAGGagatgatgaggaggaggaaTTAGATGGactattgaaagaaaaattgaagcaTAAGAAATGTCTCATCgtgttggatgatgtttgggagGGACAAGCATCAAATCGCTTGACAAGTTGCTTAGGAGAAAAGAATATTGGTGGAAGTGTTCAATTCTTACTTACAAGTAGGATACAAATGGCATTCGAGGAGGGTGGGTTCCAAAGAGTGCGCTTGTTGAATAATGAAGAAAGTAAGGAATTACTCGGTGAGAAGGTGTTTGGTGAAGAGGGTTTCCCTCTTCAACTTGAGGAACTGGGAGAGAAGATTGCGTGGAAATGTGAAGGTCTTCCTCTTATAATAGTCACGGTTGCAGAGCTCCTATCAAAAGCTGACAAGACCCCAGAATACTGGACTGAGGTACTCATCAAACAACGTAGTTCAGTCTTTGTGGatgcatataatcaaatatcagaGGTACTTTTACCAAGCTATGATTACTTACCTCAATATTTAAAAATGTTTTTTCTCTACATTGGGGCTTTCCCTCCATATTTGGATCTCTGGCTACCCATGCTCAACACTACGTTGAGTGCTGAAGTGTTTCTTCAACCAAGTGGAGAAGGAAGTTTTGAACTTTTTTGGCCGACATGCTTGGACAAGCTTTCGAGGTGGCATAATCTTGTTCTTGACACATCACACGAGGATGAATATTTATTTGGGGATAGAAAGTATCGTGTGCATTCTTGTTGGCAACATGTGTGTAGGGTAGAAGCTAGTAGAATCAAGTTTCTGCATGTCTTACAAAGTTGTGATGATGTTATAAAAGACCAGCGCCGCTTGTGTGCCCATTGGAACAGTTTATTCTGCTTCAAACAAGTGTGTGATTCGATAAAAAGTGATTGTGCATCCACTGTGCGTTCTCTCCTTTGTTATGGTCCTTATCACCCATACCCACTGCCAATGCATGCCATGGGTTTGAAGTTGCTCAGGGTACTACATGTTGTTCGTGTCCGGTTTTACCATATCTCAACTGAAATTTTCAAACTAGTTTGTCTACGATATCTTGCCATAACTTACAACGGTGACCTCCCTGCTTCCGTATCCAACCTTTTTCAACTTCAATTCTTGATTATTTATAGATATATGATCATTAACAAGCGTGGGGTTCAGTCATATATGCCTTTGCAAATTTGGGACATGCAAGAACTACGGTATCTTGAGATATTGGGAAGGGACCTGCCCACCCCTAATACTAATGATGCTGCCTTGAATAAACTCACCACACTTATTGGTGTGAGTGCAAACAGTTGTACAATGGAAGTTCTCAAAAGAATTCCTAATTTAAGGGATTTAATGATTGAAGTTGTGTTGAAGccttatgatgatgatgaagaaacCAGCCCATTGAGTTCCTTGAGTTATATATCAAAACTCCAGAATTTGAAAGCGCTTATGTATGAAATCAGGAATCCGGAGATAAAGCGTCAGTTTCCTACCATTCTTCATCTTTCAATGTTCCCATCAAGTCTCATAATGTTAACTTTGGAAGGGTTGGGATATCCTTGGGAGTCTCTAAATGACATTGGTTCGTTGCTGCCAAAACTCGAGCTTCTCACATTAAAATGCTATGCCTTTCGGGGCCCAGAGTGGGAAATAAAATCGGGGAGTTTCTTGAATCTTATTGATCTTCGAATTGAAGACACCGATTTGGTGCAATGGAGACCTCAACATGGAAGCCTCCCGAGGCTTCGTATACTAAGGATGAAGCACTGCTACAAATTGCAACAACTCGATTTGTCGGATGATCAGTCTTCGATCAGGTCCATTGAATTAGTGGAGTGCAATCCTTTAGCTGTCGTTTGTACCAATCATTTAAAAGGAGAGTTTTCCTTCAAAGTTAAGGTCCGttcttctttttga